In Bacillus sp. Cs-700, one genomic interval encodes:
- a CDS encoding helix-turn-helix transcriptional regulator, translating into MKNVRLKMARVEHDLSQQELAKKVGVSRQTIGLIELGKYNPSLQLCLSICWALNKSLDELFWMDPE; encoded by the coding sequence GTGAAGAATGTTAGATTAAAAATGGCGAGAGTGGAGCATGATCTCTCCCAGCAGGAGCTTGCCAAAAAAGTAGGCGTGTCGAGACAGACGATTGGACTGATTGAGCTTGGGAAATACAACCCATCGCTACAGTTATGTTTATCGATCTGTTGGGCGTTAAATAAATCGCTTGATGAATTGTTTTGGATGGATCCGGAATAG
- a CDS encoding DUF6773 family protein: MRFGFQRKQKDERVTNLQNKIYREMYILIVAICALSVLYKQFLVEGGTQHLWTEIIILVASSLFYLVRSTMLGIFSDEVEMHDQASKMSFNKRNFLISLFLGVGFSLTFAIVNSQKYADSTQEAYSFFFTILFACLVFYIPVLFAIMVLPLAIAKRKSDQVNEQELEEMDDEDVR, encoded by the coding sequence TTCAAAGAAAGCAAAAAGATGAACGGGTGACCAATCTTCAAAATAAGATTTACCGGGAAATGTACATTCTTATTGTGGCGATTTGTGCGTTGTCTGTTTTGTATAAGCAGTTTCTCGTTGAGGGGGGAACGCAGCATTTATGGACGGAGATCATTATTTTGGTTGCAAGTTCCTTGTTCTATCTTGTAAGGTCTACGATGCTTGGAATCTTTTCAGATGAAGTGGAGATGCATGATCAGGCGAGTAAGATGAGCTTTAATAAACGGAATTTCTTGATCAGTCTTTTTTTGGGAGTGGGGTTTTCGCTGACTTTTGCAATTGTGAATTCTCAGAAGTATGCTGATAGTACACAGGAAGCCTATTCTTTCTTCTTTACCATTCTTTTCGCATGTTTAGTGTTCTATATTCCTGTCTTATTTGCCATAATGGTGTTACCCTTAGCAATTGCGAAGCGTAAAAGTGATCAGGTGAATGAGCAAGAGTTAGAAGAGATGGATGATGAAGATGTGCGGTGA